In a single window of the Drosophila miranda strain MSH22 chromosome XL, D.miranda_PacBio2.1, whole genome shotgun sequence genome:
- the LOC108154730 gene encoding UMP-CMP kinase 2-like: protein MLSCSLGSQWNNFQTVSLLFRQRQATIQQLDKMFQHSSNAIMSSFATKAKVVFVLGGPGAGKGTQCSRIADRFRFTHLSTGDLLREEGSREGSRYGTMIEEHMRHGKILPVDVTCSLLEMAMKSSGNSMFLIDGFPRNQDNLDGWNRRMSPKVDMQFVLFLNCTEEVCVKRCLKRGLNGSGRIDDNLETLKKRIQTYNKHSLPIIQYFQGTGQMKTIDAGPDADQVFAQVESTFLASGF, encoded by the coding sequence ATGCTATCCTGTAGTTTGGGGAGTCAGTGGAATAACTTTCAAACAGTTTCTTTATTGTTTCGTCAACGTCAGGCAACTATTCAACAACTCGATAAAATGTTCCAACACTCTTCGAACGCAATTATGAGTAGTTTCGCGACCAAAGCCAAGGTTGTCTTTGTTCTTGGCGGCCCAGGGGCTGGCAAGGGTACCCAGTGCTCGAGAATCGCCGATCGGTTCCGCTTCACGCACCTGTCCACGGGCGATCTGTTGCGGGAGGAGGGCTCGCGCGAGGGCTCACGGTACGGGACGATGATCGAGGAGCACATGCGCCACGGGAAAATTCTGCCCGTGGATGTGACTTGTTCGCTGCTGGAGATGGCGATGAAGAGCTCCGGGAACTCGATGTTCCTCATCGATGGCTTTCCCCGCAATCAGGACAATCTGGATGGCTGGAATCGTCGCATGTCCCCGAAGGTGGACATGCAGTTTGTTCTGTTCCTCAATTGCACTGAGGAGGTCTGCGTTAAGCGCTGCCTGAAACGCGGCCTAAACGGCTCCGGGCGCATCGACGACAATCTGGAGACTCTGAAGAAGCGCATTCAGACCTACAACAAGCATTCGTTGCCCATCATCCAATACTTTCAGGGCACCGGCCAGATGAAGACCATCGATGCGGGGCCCGATGCCGATCAGGTGTTCGCCCAGGTGGAGAGCACATTCTTGGCCAGCGGTTTTTAG